The sequence AGATAGCGCTGGTTAAGCATCGCTATTTTTTGCGCAATGTCATTAGTTGTCTGGATTTTCTGTTCGGCCAACGCAGCAGTCATCGGTATCCCTCTTCCTGAATAGTTTGGAGTTGCTTGTGTGTCGGCTAGTGTAGGGAGGGACATAAGTTATATCAATATGTGCATAAATAAATAATATTTATATAACCATTTCGTATATAGAAAGCCGCTTTCGACAACATGGATAGATGATTATCTATGGTTGGTATAGAAATCAGCAATTTGTCGATGATATAGGCGAGTGCCTAGACTGCCACGGCCTGAACCGTTGTTCAGGCAAATTTCGCTTTGTCTACACCGGAGAGGGGTCATGAACAAACGTACTAACCAGTTTTTGTTGATTGCTGCGTTGACCGGCTTGCCAATGATGGCAGCGCACGCGGGCGAGGGTAATCACCACGCGGCATTATTTGGTGGCGCGACGATTACTAGCGATTACACCGACCCTACCGTGGGTCTGGAGTACGAATATCGCACCAACTTGTGGGAGCGTCGCATTGGTCTGGGTCTGGTGGCCGAGCGTATCGCCGGCGATTATTATGACATGGATTTATTCTTTGCCGGGGTGGTGGTACATCCCTGGAAAGATTCGAAGTTCAACATATCCGTTGGTCACAAAGATAAGAATGGTAGCAGCTACACGGTTGCTCGCGTGGGCGCTGGCTACGATTTCCACTACAAGCAGATGTCGTTTGGCCCAGTGTACAACTTTGACAGCGTAGACGGCACATCTGCACACGTGCTGGGTATTGCGGTTGGCGTTGGTTTCTAACGATGTGATGTCACCTGCCCGCCTATGCGGGCAGGTGAATGGTCTGGCTTAAATCGCTTCGACCCAGTAATCAACGGTCAAACTGTGACTGGCGCCAGGGGCAATGCTCACGGCATTTTCCATGGCGTTGGCGCTTTCAACGCACAACATTTTCCGCCAGCCCTGGTTGGCTCCCATGTCACCCATTTTTTCGGCTTTTTCAGTCCAGGGCGTCCACACCACGGTGGAGGCGCTGGAAGATTTGCCGATGTGAATGCGGCGCTTTAACGCGGCATCGTGAATAACGCAGGTGGTTTTGGTGTTGACGTAGACGCGATCTGTTTCGCCGGCAAAACGAATTTCACCTTGCTGTTTTTTCTTGGCAAAATCTTCCACCTTGTCGAAATAATCGCAGTTTTCCAAACCGCTGACGCTGACGCCGTCGATGTCGCTGATCTGAAAATACGTGTGCAACGCTTCGGTGATGGTGACGGGCTGCGCGGTGTCGTTACGCGTGGTCAGGCTGATTTGCAAACGCTTGCCGATGGTGACGTTCAGGCTCAGCGGCGTGTTGTGTGGCCAGAAGGTTTTGCTTTTTTCGTCCACGTTCATTTGCAGTTCAACGCGGGTTTCGCCACCGGGCAGTGTGCTGCTGGCAGTGATGCTCCAGGGTGTGGTGCGGGCGTGGCCGTGGCCGGGAAAACTGGCTTCGCTGGCGTGAGCGCCAAACCAGGGCCAGCAAATGGGCACGCCGCCACGAATGGATTTGCCGGGGGCGACTTTGGCTTGCTCGGACAGCCAGACCACAGGTTGCGCCTGATCCTTGGGTTTCCATGACATCACATGGCCGCCGGACAGACTGATGCTGGCCGTGGAAAATGCGTTGTCAATGTCGGCAATAATGGCGCCTTCTGCTGACGTGCGAAACGTGAGCACGTTTTTGATGGCGAATTTTTGATTCAACGAATCGATAGACATGGGGAGAGAATCCTCGGCAGCAAAATTGAGTCGCCATTTTACCCCAAGGTGTGAATACTCGTTAGCGCTACTGCATCAGGGATGGGTTTCGATGTAGCGGCGGAACTGGTTTTTTTCGTCGTCACTGGCGGCGTTCCACCAGGTAACCAATTGGTCATAGCTGCTGCCGTTGTCCTTGAACAAAACTTCGATGGCGCTGCTGGGTTGTTTGGCCTCAGGCAGTAATTCACCATCAATGACTTGCTGCTGTTGATTCACCAGCTGCAGTCGGATTTGTTTGGCAAAGGTGCGGGCATCGGACAAGGTTTGCGGCAGCGCAGTTTGCAGTGTCAGCTCGTCACCGGCATGGGCGTCGATGCTAAACGTCACGAGTTTGGAATCCACCACTTCATGATTGGCCTGGCCATCCAGCCACAGCTGGCGGTAGCGCACGGTCAATTGATGCTTGCCAGGCAAGAGCAAATATTGGCGAACAGCATCGGCACTGTAAGGCAGCTTGAGTTTCTGTTGATCAAGTTGCAGCAGATCAATGGCGTGCGGCAGTTTGAGCGTGACATGACCGCTGCTGCCGGGTTGTGCTTGGTCATATAGTTTGTACGGCCCGGTGTGGCTGCAACCGGCGAGCAACAACAGCAAGAGTATCAGCAAGATTTTCATCGGCGGCCTCAGGGTTTGCGTGCGATGAAGGTCGCGCGCGTGGGCGCAGGATAGCCTTCGATGGTCAGGTTGTGATCGTCAGGCTGCAGAAATTGCGGCAGGGATTCAAACTGCATCCAGTCGGTTTGTCGCTGTTCATGCACGGTGGTTTGGTTGAGATCAGCAAGTACGATGTTTTCAAAACCGCAGCGCCGCAGCCACAGTTCCAGGGTTGCGCAACTGGGAATAAACCAGACATTGCGCATTTGTGCGTAACGATCTTCGGGCACCAGCGTGTGGCCTAGTCCGCCCTCGACAATCAGGGTTTCCAGCACCAGCTCGCCACCGGGTTTGAGGCAGGCTTTTAATTCCAGCAAGTGATCGATGGGCGAGCGGCGATGATAAAACACGCCCATGGAAAATACAGTGTCAAAGCAGGCCATCTCGGTTGGCAAGTGCTCAATGCCCAACGGCAACAAGTGCACGGGACAATCGCCGATGAACTGTTTGGCGGCACGAAACTGCATCAAAAATAACAGCGACGGATCAATGCCAACAACGAATTCTGCACGTTGCTGCCACATGCGCCACAAGTGATAACCGCTGCCACAGCCGATGTCGAGAATACGCCGGCCTTCCAGTGATGACAAATGCGGTAACACCCGCTGCCATTTCCAATCCGAACGCCATTCGGTGTCGATGAAAATGTCGAAAAAGGAAAAGGGGCCTTTGCGCCAGGGCATGAGCAGTCGCAGATTTTGTTCAATCTGCTGGCGTTGTTGATCGGTAACATCATCACGCTGGCCGATGTTAATGGTGTCGCCCAGCTCAACTGTGGATGGCGTGACTGCGGGCATGGTTTCAATCGCCGGCAGCCAGCGCGGCAAGTTGCCGTTTTTCTTGCTGAGAATGTCTGTCAGTGGTTGTTGTAGCGGTGCCTGTAGCGAGCCGAGATCAAACCGCTGCAGGTCGCGATAAAAATCGTCGAAGTTGATCATTGTTTGATGGCGATAACAGAGGCGAAATTAAAACACTGGAACCACAGTTCGCTTTGCGCAAAGCCGGCGTTTTTCAAACGCTGCAAATGTGTTTGCAAAGTTTCAGGAACCAGCACGTTTTCGATGGCGCTGCGTTTCTGGCTGATTTCCAGATCGCTGTAGCCGTTGGCGCGTTTGAACTCGTGGTGTAATTCGATCAGCAGACGGTCGGCATCGGCGTCGTCAAAGTGCAGTTTTTCCGACAGAATAAACGCGCCGCCGGGTTTCATCCCTTGATAGATTTTTCGGATGATGGCGTCGCGTTGGTCCTTGGGGATGAACTGCAAGGTGAAATTCATCACTACCACCGATGCATTTTCAATGTTCAGATCGCGAAGGTCGGCGCACAAAATATCTACCGCAACGGTGGAATCTTCCACCGCCAGATTTTCGCGGCAGCGCTGAATCATGGCCTCGGAATTGTCGACCGCGATGATTTTGCAATCTGGCGCATGGATGCGGTGGCGCATGGCCAACACGGCCGCACCCAATGAGCAGCCCAGGTCGTAGATGTGGCTGTGCGGGGTGGCGTAGCGTTCGGCCAGCACGCCGGTCATGGCGATGACGGTGCTGTAGCCGGGCACTGAGCGGCGAATCATGTCGGAAAATACCGCAGCGACTTTGTCGTCAAAGGCAAAGGCGGTGACTTCGGGTAATGGCTGCGAGTAAATCGAATCCTTGGCCATGGTTACTCCAGCAGTTTGTCGATGATGGTGCGGGCGTCGTCCCGCTGGGCCAGTTGCTCGGCAGGCGTCCAGCTCATGTCGTATTCAAGCCGAAACGAACCGAGGAAAGTATGCGGTGGCTCGTCGCCCCATTCATGCGCGGCGAGCATGGAGAAATAGGTGTCGCCCTCGGGCTTTTGGTAAAGATGATAAATGCGGCCAGGCAGGCGTTTGAAATTGCACTTGGCGCGGTGCAGCCACTGATCGTTACGGGCTTGTTGCAGCACCTGCTGGGCTTGGGCCTGTAGTGCCTGGATTTGATCGGCAATGATGCGTAGCTTGGCACTGGCGTGGGTCTGGATTTGCTGATCGGCCTGCTCGATTTCGCGCGCCATGTCGGTCAGGGTCACGGCGGGAGCCATGCGACTGACCGGGTAGGGCGCGGTGTTGTCGCTGCCCTGATGTTTGAAGTTGGACTTGTCACTCATCGGCGGATTATACCGCGAATTGGCCTGACCGGTCAGGCGGGCTGAGCCTTGGGCTGAAGCAACAGGCTGGGGACGACAAACGACGGCAATTGCAGTTCGGCACCGTAGGTTTGGGCGCACTGGCCGACCGCCTGAATGAAGCTGCCGACGCTGGCATCGCGGCGCAGTTGCTGGCGGCAGCGCTGGATGAACTGCTTCCAGTTGTCTTCGGATTTACCCAGCAGGCGAACCACGTGGCGTGCCGCCAGGTGCTCGGCCAAGGCTTTGGTGCAAAAGGCGACCTGATCCTGGGCGGCGGAGTAACTGTCGATCAGGTGCAGCCGGTGTTGCAGATAATTAAGCTGTTGTGCACCGATGGCACCACGGGTGGCGTGGCTGATTTCTTCCTCGCGCACGGGCATGGGGCGGAAATTGTTGCGCAGACATAGCCAGGCCAATGCCTCGGCAAAGCGGTGGACATTGCGATCGGGAAGGCGCTCGTCTTCCGGAACCCCGCGATTGAGGGTGTTCAGGTAGTGCAGCATCAGTTCGGGGATGGAATGCGGGCCGGACTCGTCGCGACCATGGCTGCGGGCATAGGCCATTTGGTCCAGATACAGCGTGGCCAACAACGGCGTAATGCCGTCCTGACCAGCGAGCTGAATGATGGATTTGCACAGTTCAAAAAATTCGCGGTCTGAGTACAGTTTGCGCTTGTTGCGTGCCTCCAGGTATTGATCGCAAAAGTCGGCCAGCAGGCGACTGCTGAGGCGGGTGGGGTGGAGCACATGAACGATGCTGTCGTCGAAATTTTCTTCCCGCCGCGAGGTCATGATCAGCGCGCGTGGCAGAAAATCCTTCCGGCCAGGCTGAATGTGTTCCTGGGTCGCGTCACTGAGTTCGGATAAATGATCTACCAGCAGCACGATGTGTTTGTATTTCAACAGCGCGATGATCATTTCGTCAGGCAGGCAGTCGGCGGGCAGGTCGAGCAAATGATGCAACTGGGTTGAAACGTGGCTGGTAATAGTTTCGTCGGGCTTGAAGTCGCGATCGAGAATCACCGGCAGCATCGGTTGCGCACCTAAGCCTTGCGGTTGCAGGCACAGCCGGCCCAATTCGACTGCCAGATTGCTTTTGCCACTGCCGCCTTCACCAACGATGAGCAAATTGGTTTGCGAATGCTGCGAGCGAAATAATTGCGTCAGCAGCGGATTCATGGGTGAGTCGAGCAGTTCGTCACCCAGTTTGAATTGCACTGCAACATGGGTTGCATGTGCCCGAGCCAGCGGCAACAGTGGATAGCGTTGCTGGGCAGTGTCCAATTGGGTTTTGACCCAGGCCTGCAACACACGTGGGCGGTATTGCAGCATGGGAATGAAAACAAAAAACTTGACCGGCAAGGCCGACAAGGTATTGGGCAAAAAGCGGTTGATGCCGTCGAAATATTTGGACGAGTTGAGCACCACCAGCGGGAAAAAGCGGTAAATCAGCAACCAGAGCAGCAGCCAGGCAACATACAGTGGTCCGGCAATGACCCATTGATTTTCACCAACCCAGGTTTTGATGTTTTCAATATCGCGCACCCGTTTTTCCCAGCGCAGGGTGCGCAGATATTTTTCCGCATGCCATAGCGAAAACTCCATTTCGTCATAGCCTGGCAGATTCTGTTTTTGCTGTTTGTCGACAGATTCAAGGTGGCCCAATGCCTGGTCAATGGCGGCCAGGGTGTCGATGCGCTCGTTGACAACAAGATCCTTGCTGATGGCGACCAGCGCTGCCTGAACGACAGTTTTCTCCAGGTTGCTTTGGCTGTTGAGATATTCCGTGAGCAACACCGGCAGAATTTCAACTGCCAGATGACCCAGAGAACGCAGTGCGGCCAGGGCATCAACGCGAACGTCCATGTCGGCATTGGCATCAAGCAGCACTTGTTGCATGGCCTGCAGGGCGGCGTGGTCGGTGGTTTTTAGTTTGCTGAGTGCATCCGCAGCCGCGCCGCGCACCAGTGGGTGTTCGTTTTTATCTGCCAGAGTTTCGATCAGTGCGGCGGTGACCTGCGGCTTGGCCTGAATATGCAGTGCCAGCGCGCGGGCAATATCACGACGCACGGTCAGGTCGGGATCATGCTTCAGGCGATTGATAAAAACCAAGGTGATTTGATCTTGCGGTGCTAGCTGACTGAGCAAATTGACGGCGGTTTGCCGACTGTCAATGGGCGTTTGGTCGGACTGCAATAGCATCAGCAAATTGTTGGCAGCGCTGTCGCCGCAATCGCGCAAGATTCGGCGCGCTTCTTCTCGCTTGATGGGATCAACGTTGAGCTGTTCAACATATTGCGCGACAAAACTGGCGGAACAAGTTAATTCAGCCTGAGCGTTGCCAGATAGCAGTGCAAGTGCGAGTAAAAACCAACGACGCATTAATTAATTCCTGCGTTATGGCCGGTGTACTGAAACGCGGCCCAGTAGTAGGGGTGAGGGAATTGTTCCAAGGTGGCCAACTGCGCATTTTGCAGGGCACTGTCAGCGACAAAACCTTTGTCGAGGCGATTATAAAAGCGTTCCATCAAAAATGAGGTGGCGCGATCATCCACTGTCCACAGGCTGCCGATGACGCTGTTGGC is a genomic window of Gammaproteobacteria bacterium containing:
- a CDS encoding DUF2057 domain-containing protein — encoded protein: MKILLILLLLLLAGCSHTGPYKLYDQAQPGSSGHVTLKLPHAIDLLQLDQQKLKLPYSADAVRQYLLLPGKHQLTVRYRQLWLDGQANHEVVDSKLVTFSIDAHAGDELTLQTALPQTLSDARTFAKQIRLQLVNQQQQVIDGELLPEAKQPSSAIEVLFKDNGSSYDQLVTWWNAASDDEKNQFRRYIETHP
- a CDS encoding D-hexose-6-phosphate mutarotase, translating into MSIDSLNQKFAIKNVLTFRTSAEGAIIADIDNAFSTASISLSGGHVMSWKPKDQAQPVVWLSEQAKVAPGKSIRGGVPICWPWFGAHASEASFPGHGHARTTPWSITASSTLPGGETRVELQMNVDEKSKTFWPHNTPLSLNVTIGKRLQISLTTRNDTAQPVTITEALHTYFQISDIDGVSVSGLENCDYFDKVEDFAKKKQQGEIRFAGETDRVYVNTKTTCVIHDAALKRRIHIGKSSSASTVVWTPWTEKAEKMGDMGANQGWRKMLCVESANAMENAVSIAPGASHSLTVDYWVEAI
- a CDS encoding DUF2452 domain-containing protein, coding for MSDKSNFKHQGSDNTAPYPVSRMAPAVTLTDMAREIEQADQQIQTHASAKLRIIADQIQALQAQAQQVLQQARNDQWLHRAKCNFKRLPGRIYHLYQKPEGDTYFSMLAAHEWGDEPPHTFLGSFRLEYDMSWTPAEQLAQRDDARTIIDKLLE
- the cmoB gene encoding tRNA 5-methoxyuridine(34)/uridine 5-oxyacetic acid(34) synthase CmoB produces the protein MINFDDFYRDLQRFDLGSLQAPLQQPLTDILSKKNGNLPRWLPAIETMPAVTPSTVELGDTINIGQRDDVTDQQRQQIEQNLRLLMPWRKGPFSFFDIFIDTEWRSDWKWQRVLPHLSSLEGRRILDIGCGSGYHLWRMWQQRAEFVVGIDPSLLFLMQFRAAKQFIGDCPVHLLPLGIEHLPTEMACFDTVFSMGVFYHRRSPIDHLLELKACLKPGGELVLETLIVEGGLGHTLVPEDRYAQMRNVWFIPSCATLELWLRRCGFENIVLADLNQTTVHEQRQTDWMQFESLPQFLQPDDHNLTIEGYPAPTRATFIARKP
- a CDS encoding HEAT repeat domain-containing protein, with amino-acid sequence MRRWFLLALALLSGNAQAELTCSASFVAQYVEQLNVDPIKREEARRILRDCGDSAANNLLMLLQSDQTPIDSRQTAVNLLSQLAPQDQITLVFINRLKHDPDLTVRRDIARALALHIQAKPQVTAALIETLADKNEHPLVRGAAADALSKLKTTDHAALQAMQQVLLDANADMDVRVDALAALRSLGHLAVEILPVLLTEYLNSQSNLEKTVVQAALVAISKDLVVNERIDTLAAIDQALGHLESVDKQQKQNLPGYDEMEFSLWHAEKYLRTLRWEKRVRDIENIKTWVGENQWVIAGPLYVAWLLLWLLIYRFFPLVVLNSSKYFDGINRFLPNTLSALPVKFFVFIPMLQYRPRVLQAWVKTQLDTAQQRYPLLPLARAHATHVAVQFKLGDELLDSPMNPLLTQLFRSQHSQTNLLIVGEGGSGKSNLAVELGRLCLQPQGLGAQPMLPVILDRDFKPDETITSHVSTQLHHLLDLPADCLPDEMIIALLKYKHIVLLVDHLSELSDATQEHIQPGRKDFLPRALIMTSRREENFDDSIVHVLHPTRLSSRLLADFCDQYLEARNKRKLYSDREFFELCKSIIQLAGQDGITPLLATLYLDQMAYARSHGRDESGPHSIPELMLHYLNTLNRGVPEDERLPDRNVHRFAEALAWLCLRNNFRPMPVREEEISHATRGAIGAQQLNYLQHRLHLIDSYSAAQDQVAFCTKALAEHLAARHVVRLLGKSEDNWKQFIQRCRQQLRRDASVGSFIQAVGQCAQTYGAELQLPSFVVPSLLLQPKAQPA
- the cmoA gene encoding carboxy-S-adenosyl-L-methionine synthase CmoA, whose translation is MAKDSIYSQPLPEVTAFAFDDKVAAVFSDMIRRSVPGYSTVIAMTGVLAERYATPHSHIYDLGCSLGAAVLAMRHRIHAPDCKIIAVDNSEAMIQRCRENLAVEDSTVAVDILCADLRDLNIENASVVVMNFTLQFIPKDQRDAIIRKIYQGMKPGGAFILSEKLHFDDADADRLLIELHHEFKRANGYSDLEISQKRSAIENVLVPETLQTHLQRLKNAGFAQSELWFQCFNFASVIAIKQ